From one Lusitaniella coriacea LEGE 07157 genomic stretch:
- a CDS encoding coiled-coil domain-containing protein: MNDETKANLRDRLGNIDQIRDILFGSQLRDYTNRLDQLETNLSVLQQELRDRADELKQVLSTELQASVDAMEKKLKALGIKDEEEKNDIRLQVDRLNKRLSSNVERLDEAIDGQTVSLRDDLLSSREKLQEDILSLRNQIFEELEKRIGALTDAKLARADLAEILFELGLRLKGTEFVPELRGAADNKDSNYFLPE, encoded by the coding sequence ATGAACGACGAAACAAAAGCAAACTTACGGGATCGACTCGGTAATATTGACCAAATTCGCGATATCCTTTTTGGTTCTCAGCTAAGAGATTACACAAACCGACTCGACCAGCTCGAAACAAATTTATCTGTGCTGCAACAGGAGCTGCGCGATCGCGCGGATGAATTGAAACAGGTTCTCTCAACGGAATTGCAAGCTTCTGTGGATGCAATGGAGAAGAAGCTTAAAGCGTTAGGGATTAAGGATGAGGAGGAGAAAAATGATATTCGCTTACAAGTGGATCGTTTGAACAAGCGCCTCTCCAGTAATGTCGAACGATTGGACGAAGCCATTGACGGACAAACGGTTTCTCTCCGCGACGATCTCCTATCCAGTCGCGAAAAATTGCAAGAGGATATCTTGAGTTTGAGAAACCAAATTTTCGAGGAGTTAGAGAAGCGAATCGGAGCGCTAACCGATGCGAAATTGGCACGAGCCGATCTTGCTGAAATCCTTTTTGAGTTGGGTTTGAGGCTCAAGGGTACGGAGTTTGTTCCGGAATTGCGGGGTGCGGCAGATAACAAAGATTCTAATTATTTTCTGCCGGAATAG
- a CDS encoding aromatic ring-hydroxylating dioxygenase subunit alpha gives MQSEFNFFQHWYPLSPIEDLDPQQPTAIALLGMQLVIWKPPSSDTYRIFADRCPHRLAPLSEGRIDEKTGNLMCSYHGWQFDEDGSCQHIPQLEDPKQLAKNQRRYCAQIFPSREVQDLLWVWADLDSPDLAESTPLPLSPYVDASKGFVWSSFVRDLEYDWQTLVENIVDPNHVAFAHHGVQGNRDKSRTAEIEVVSSTPNRIEARTQTGMNSTIAIDFPNHIEYTIFFGTEGKQVGLVTYCIPVAPGKSRLVAQFPRNFAKTLNRVIPRWWEHVQTRNLVLDGDMILLHQQERFLQERQQQESWKSAYTLLPRTDKLVVEFRKWFDRYCNGQLPWREVGIVSPPILPIAENRRTILDRDRQHTQHCSSCRNALKQVQRWQRVGGVYFIITISVTALMPDAARSRWGWILMGTALLGLGIAAGLKYWLEPKFFFVDYVHARKK, from the coding sequence ATGCAATCCGAATTCAATTTTTTCCAACACTGGTACCCCCTTTCCCCCATTGAGGATTTAGATCCCCAACAGCCTACCGCGATCGCGCTTTTGGGAATGCAATTGGTTATTTGGAAACCTCCCTCTAGCGACACTTACCGCATCTTTGCCGATCGTTGTCCCCACCGCCTCGCACCCTTGAGTGAAGGACGCATCGATGAGAAAACCGGAAATTTAATGTGCAGCTATCACGGTTGGCAGTTCGATGAGGACGGCAGTTGTCAGCACATTCCGCAACTCGAAGATCCCAAACAACTCGCCAAAAATCAACGTCGCTATTGCGCCCAAATTTTTCCCTCTCGCGAAGTTCAAGACCTCCTATGGGTTTGGGCAGATCTCGACTCTCCAGACCTTGCCGAATCTACCCCGCTTCCCCTCTCCCCTTACGTGGATGCAAGTAAAGGGTTTGTCTGGTCTTCTTTTGTGCGGGATCTTGAATACGACTGGCAAACCTTAGTCGAAAATATTGTCGATCCCAACCACGTTGCTTTTGCCCATCACGGCGTACAGGGCAATCGAGACAAATCCCGAACTGCTGAGATCGAAGTTGTATCCTCGACTCCCAATCGCATTGAAGCGCGAACCCAAACAGGAATGAACAGTACAATCGCGATTGATTTCCCCAACCATATTGAATACACAATTTTCTTTGGCACAGAGGGCAAACAGGTCGGTTTAGTCACATACTGTATTCCCGTTGCACCGGGAAAATCTCGATTAGTTGCCCAATTTCCTCGCAATTTTGCCAAAACCCTCAATCGAGTGATTCCGCGCTGGTGGGAACACGTTCAAACGCGCAATCTCGTATTAGATGGGGATATGATTTTGCTGCACCAACAAGAACGATTTCTTCAGGAACGACAACAGCAGGAAAGTTGGAAAAGCGCCTATACCCTCCTTCCCCGTACCGATAAGCTAGTGGTTGAGTTTCGCAAATGGTTCGATCGCTATTGCAACGGTCAACTTCCCTGGCGCGAGGTGGGTATTGTCTCGCCGCCAATTTTACCGATCGCAGAAAACCGTCGTACAATCCTCGATCGCGATCGACAGCATACCCAACATTGCAGCAGTTGCCGGAATGCCCTCAAACAGGTGCAACGCTGGCAAAGGGTCGGGGGAGTGTATTTTATTATTACGATTTCTGTAACCGCCCTGATGCCCGATGCCGCGCGATCGCGCTGGGGTTGGATCTTAATGGGAACGGCACTGTTGGGTTTAGGGATTGCTGCGGGGTTAAAATACTGGCTCGAACCTAAATTCTTCTTTGTTGATTACGTTCATGCTCGGAAAAAATGA
- a CDS encoding photosystem II S4 domain protein, with the protein MVLPREELLKGVENRDGVARVIDRAEQALRTWEVATSDFLSPPVLAEVRERFGRLTEVQLLPWGGYPQAERVRVAIARSELPLDATQVELAALDIAGNFLFDSATHRDFLGAILGTGVTREKIGDILVLGERGAQIIVVPELVEFLGANLVQVRSVPVKTQPIELSELKVRPPQKKEITTVEASMRLDAIASAGLGMSRSKMADMIHSKNVRVNWKEITQSSYTVQPGDLISVSGKGRLEVGEVSVTKKQRYRVQLTRFK; encoded by the coding sequence ATGGTTTTACCAAGAGAAGAATTGTTAAAAGGGGTTGAAAATCGAGATGGCGTTGCTCGCGTCATCGATCGCGCAGAACAAGCGCTGCGGACTTGGGAGGTGGCGACGAGCGACTTTCTTTCACCGCCAGTTCTAGCAGAAGTTCGAGAACGATTTGGACGGCTCACCGAAGTGCAATTGCTGCCTTGGGGAGGGTATCCCCAGGCGGAACGGGTGCGCGTCGCGATCGCGCGATCTGAACTTCCCCTCGATGCAACGCAAGTCGAACTCGCCGCATTGGATATTGCGGGCAATTTTCTCTTCGATTCGGCAACCCATCGAGACTTTTTAGGCGCGATTTTGGGGACGGGAGTCACGCGGGAAAAGATTGGCGATATTCTCGTTCTGGGGGAGCGAGGAGCGCAAATTATCGTCGTCCCGGAGTTAGTGGAGTTTTTAGGGGCAAATTTGGTACAAGTTCGTTCGGTTCCGGTGAAAACCCAACCGATTGAATTGAGCGAGTTGAAAGTGCGTCCTCCCCAAAAGAAGGAGATAACAACAGTTGAGGCATCCATGCGCTTGGACGCGATCGCGTCTGCGGGTTTGGGGATGTCTCGCAGCAAAATGGCGGATATGATTCATTCAAAAAATGTGCGCGTGAATTGGAAAGAAATTACCCAATCGAGTTACACCGTTCAACCGGGAGATTTAATCTCTGTTAGCGGGAAAGGACGCTTGGAAGTGGGGGAGGTAAGCGTGACAAAAAAACAGCGCTATCGCGTACAGCTCACGCGGTTTAAGTAA
- a CDS encoding FecR family protein: MLTKRSQRYLLLSLLWGFCLALILGGIHRPAIAHINATTIVEILDGEEVFIENQQAKVDDRATFQQTIQTQESRASLLFNNSAAGRMGPESSITVGQCIEVQQGSLLASGPANGCTANFTIDVQGTVYMMEVNEQGGSSLKVLEGEVEVTPKGNTKPIAINQGEQLNISPDGIFGKIVALSQGDVESLLRGVLFEGFEVEIPGMEKLQAALENLYPNIDLPRLPGFSRPNIPRPRIPRPFF; the protein is encoded by the coding sequence ATGCTTACAAAACGTTCTCAACGCTATTTGCTCCTCAGCTTGCTCTGGGGTTTTTGTTTGGCTTTAATTTTGGGGGGAATCCATCGTCCCGCGATCGCGCACATTAACGCGACAACCATCGTCGAAATTCTGGACGGCGAAGAAGTTTTCATCGAAAACCAACAGGCAAAAGTTGACGATCGCGCGACATTCCAACAAACAATCCAAACCCAAGAATCGCGCGCCTCTCTCCTTTTCAATAACAGTGCTGCCGGTCGGATGGGCCCTGAATCTTCCATTACCGTCGGTCAGTGTATTGAAGTTCAACAGGGTTCTCTCCTCGCTAGCGGCCCAGCAAACGGCTGTACGGCAAACTTTACCATCGACGTACAGGGAACCGTTTACATGATGGAAGTGAACGAGCAAGGAGGATCGAGTCTTAAGGTATTAGAAGGGGAAGTGGAAGTCACTCCCAAAGGCAACACTAAACCCATTGCCATCAACCAAGGGGAACAACTCAATATCTCTCCCGATGGCATCTTTGGAAAAATCGTCGCTCTTTCTCAAGGGGATGTAGAATCCCTGTTGCGCGGTGTATTATTTGAAGGATTTGAGGTTGAAATCCCTGGAATGGAAAAACTTCAAGCGGCTCTTGAAAATCTCTACCCGAACATCGATTTACCGCGTTTACCCGGTTTTAGCCGTCCTAATATTCCTCGTCCTAGAATCCCTCGGCCATTTTTCTAA
- a CDS encoding Npun_F0813 family protein: MLILKRQDVEISSIQHPKRDQKILILKYQDQTFRLISVFAANQEEEARNFWRDLTDNQGKFCILLEEPDRHSVWGRIRLEQLGSAEEGGTDVATLTPLTQACVLLLQTLYLDIEDLLGTRQAKQFQKDITQICQEWKFPQANTPETVERLLAQIDPLDGAQVPPWEEHHLITLLQELYRLGKSYFGNTNFAEEVEDILQDLPASERQKFLDWLKQSPLGKQWH, from the coding sequence ATGCTTATTCTGAAAAGACAGGATGTTGAAATCTCAAGCATTCAGCACCCAAAACGAGATCAAAAAATCCTAATTCTTAAATATCAAGATCAAACCTTCCGCTTGATCAGCGTGTTTGCCGCCAATCAAGAAGAAGAAGCAAGGAACTTTTGGCGAGATCTCACGGACAATCAAGGGAAATTCTGCATTCTTTTGGAAGAACCAGATCGCCACAGCGTCTGGGGAAGAATCCGCTTAGAACAGTTAGGTAGTGCCGAGGAAGGGGGAACGGATGTTGCCACTCTGACCCCCTTAACCCAAGCTTGCGTGCTGCTTTTGCAAACCCTCTACCTCGATATTGAAGACTTATTAGGAACGCGACAAGCCAAGCAATTTCAAAAAGATATTACTCAAATCTGTCAAGAGTGGAAATTCCCTCAAGCAAATACGCCAGAAACAGTAGAGCGCTTGCTCGCTCAAATCGATCCCCTCGACGGAGCGCAAGTTCCCCCCTGGGAAGAACATCACTTGATTACCCTCTTGCAAGAACTCTATCGCCTGGGAAAAAGTTATTTTGGCAATACTAACTTTGCCGAAGAAGTCGAAGATATCTTGCAAGATTTACCCGCTAGCGAGCGACAAAAGTTCCTAGATTGGCTCAAACAATCCCCCCTTGGCAAACAATGGCATTAA
- a CDS encoding helix-turn-helix domain-containing protein: protein MSPRKLTDSDKQEILRLYRTPQETTSTLAERYQVSSSTISRFLKSNLSEGEYEELIQQKRLSRTPEGAAQVMSQFAQQQDTEEPADEDNGEDGDAEETSSAPRRTRKRSSAKTSPPPVLNAKKSPRIVSVEPETPKVSPPILNTKKSPPVASVEPEADFFEVDEEEEEATVHALEEMLGEDLGDLDEGDDLEDFEEEDEDWEEEDEGDISEVRRLASANIQVLPLSQATLPRTCYLVVDRAAELITRPLKEFDDLGQIPADELQQRTLPVFDNHRVARRFSNRSQRVIKVPDSRMLEKTGTYLEAKGITRLLIDGQVYALSLSL from the coding sequence ATGAGTCCCAGAAAATTAACTGACTCTGATAAACAAGAAATTCTCAGACTGTATCGGACTCCCCAGGAAACCACATCAACCCTTGCAGAGCGCTACCAAGTGAGTAGCTCTACCATCAGCCGTTTCCTGAAAAGTAACTTGTCTGAAGGCGAATATGAAGAGTTAATCCAACAAAAGCGTTTGAGTCGAACGCCAGAAGGGGCAGCTCAAGTCATGAGTCAGTTTGCCCAACAGCAGGACACCGAGGAACCTGCCGATGAGGACAATGGTGAAGATGGGGATGCGGAGGAAACCTCTTCAGCTCCCCGAAGAACCCGCAAGCGCTCTTCTGCAAAGACAAGTCCTCCCCCCGTTCTCAACGCAAAAAAATCCCCTCGAATCGTCTCTGTCGAGCCAGAAACACCGAAGGTGAGTCCCCCCATCCTCAACACCAAGAAATCTCCCCCAGTTGCCTCTGTCGAGCCAGAAGCAGACTTTTTTGAGGTGGATGAAGAAGAAGAGGAAGCAACGGTTCATGCTTTGGAGGAAATGCTAGGGGAAGACTTGGGTGACTTGGATGAAGGGGATGACCTAGAAGATTTTGAGGAAGAGGACGAGGACTGGGAAGAAGAGGATGAGGGAGACATTAGCGAGGTTCGTCGATTGGCAAGTGCGAACATCCAAGTGTTGCCATTGTCTCAAGCAACGCTGCCGCGTACCTGTTATTTAGTCGTCGATCGCGCGGCTGAATTAATTACTCGTCCCCTCAAGGAATTTGACGATCTCGGACAAATTCCCGCCGATGAATTGCAACAAAGGACGCTTCCTGTCTTTGACAATCATCGAGTCGCACGGCGATTTTCCAATCGTTCTCAACGGGTGATTAAGGTTCCCGATAGTCGAATGCTGGAAAAAACCGGGACGTACCTCGAAGCGAAAGGGATTACCCGATTGCTAATCGACGGGCAAGTTTACGCGCTTTCTTTGTCTTTGTGA
- a CDS encoding lecithin retinol acyltransferase family protein, protein MARGEQIYVYREFLNLRGVYEHHGIDCGDGTIIHYSKRTNPPEVQRTSIEFFTQGNSLHLRQYPSSFIADVAIHRAQSRLGERQYNLLFNNCEHFATWCKVGISESQQIREFIPAIHLIKPEDLYEPVRQAIQGTDRDNATRLFNQALADIKIVWDDIQPRYKTATEEANTWQKVAVEALKKNREDLARAALTRKQKYQKEAKSLHKQLQDLSAMTENLLRNRQNI, encoded by the coding sequence ATGGCAAGAGGCGAACAAATTTATGTCTATCGCGAGTTTCTTAATTTACGGGGTGTGTACGAACATCACGGAATTGATTGCGGCGATGGAACCATTATTCACTACAGCAAGCGCACCAATCCTCCTGAAGTACAGCGAACCTCAATCGAATTTTTTACCCAAGGCAATTCCCTGCACCTGCGTCAATACCCCAGTAGCTTTATTGCAGATGTCGCGATTCATCGCGCGCAGAGTCGTTTGGGCGAACGGCAGTACAATCTACTCTTTAATAATTGCGAACACTTTGCTACTTGGTGCAAAGTCGGGATTAGCGAAAGCCAACAAATAAGAGAGTTCATTCCGGCAATTCACCTCATTAAACCGGAAGATTTATACGAACCCGTTCGCCAAGCCATTCAAGGAACCGATCGCGACAATGCAACTCGTTTATTCAATCAAGCCTTAGCCGATATTAAGATCGTTTGGGATGACATTCAACCGCGCTACAAAACGGCAACAGAGGAAGCCAATACCTGGCAAAAAGTTGCAGTGGAAGCTTTGAAGAAAAATCGAGAAGATTTAGCCCGTGCCGCACTGACGCGCAAACAGAAGTATCAAAAAGAGGCAAAGAGTTTGCACAAGCAGTTACAAGATTTATCGGCAATGACGGAAAATTTGCTGCGCAATCGCCAGAATATATAG
- a CDS encoding DUF11 domain-containing protein, which translates to MYTFRRTLGHLYLTLTYSFFLGLLPATAQEVIDNTAAASGDNLSAPVVSNQTTLVAEQAKLELIKTADRAAAEPGDTIIYRLSLRNVGVGAANQIRITDALPLGINYLPQSLQGSITVGTTTTPVTLAPASISGRSITFTYPRLEPQQTLNVIYAAVLTPDSVRGTGRNTAQERRSNIASFFLRVRPGILSDCGTIVGRVFVDKNFDGEQQPGEPGVPNAVIYMDDGNRITTDVNGLFSLANVISGNRTGTLDLTSLPGYTLAPNNYFIERNSQSRLVRLEPGGLVRMNFAVTPAYGEEQP; encoded by the coding sequence ATGTACACTTTCAGGCGAACACTAGGACATCTTTACCTAACTCTAACCTATTCCTTCTTCCTTGGGCTACTTCCAGCTACAGCGCAAGAAGTTATCGACAATACGGCTGCTGCTTCCGGCGATAATTTATCAGCTCCAGTCGTATCTAACCAAACAACGTTAGTTGCTGAACAAGCAAAATTAGAACTGATTAAAACCGCCGATAGAGCGGCTGCCGAACCGGGAGATACGATTATTTATCGGTTGTCTCTACGTAACGTTGGAGTTGGTGCGGCAAACCAGATTCGCATTACTGACGCGCTACCGTTAGGCATTAATTATTTGCCCCAATCGCTCCAAGGATCGATTACCGTCGGAACGACCACAACCCCTGTGACGCTTGCCCCTGCCAGTATTTCAGGTCGCAGTATTACCTTTACTTATCCCCGTCTCGAACCGCAGCAGACCCTCAACGTCATTTATGCAGCCGTATTAACCCCCGACTCCGTGCGTGGAACTGGAAGAAACACCGCACAAGAGAGGCGCAGCAACATTGCCAGTTTCTTCCTGCGCGTTCGTCCTGGAATCCTTTCTGACTGTGGCACGATTGTGGGACGAGTTTTTGTCGATAAAAACTTTGACGGCGAGCAACAACCAGGGGAACCTGGGGTTCCCAACGCCGTGATTTACATGGATGACGGCAATCGAATTACCACTGATGTTAATGGACTGTTCTCTTTAGCAAATGTCATTTCTGGGAATCGAACCGGGACGCTCGACTTAACCAGCTTACCGGGCTATACCCTCGCTCCTAATAACTATTTTATTGAGCGTAACAGTCAATCCCGCTTGGTTCGATTGGAACCGGGGGGACTCGTCAGAATGAACTTTGCGGTGACACCTGCGTATGGGGAAGAACAGCCATGA
- a CDS encoding porin family protein, with product MNINKNQRNRNKLRTYSSNRKRKDFWRSVSFLCTFYLLLFSAKSNAQVSKNTNIEKGAEKSEIFQRYLAISSPLSALNPPQDDSVVADEEQPLAGDATFSDLEVETPERQQNLTETAQLPNIDPNETSEIAPDTVRILTPESGIARSRATTLAIQYNANSSVVVRLNGDPLPEEVSSTIEQDETSNTTTQIFYNIPLKNGENTLTAIANGGEPTTLQLTVESQTIKLELFPVGDPRIPADKRSTVDLEGTLTDEEGARIEEDTVITLTASAGEFIGADYDEDQAGFQVLAVDGTFIAKLQSTLETQKVRIRAAIEPTGLRSDFAFSQLDDEPIETYTNVEFITYLRPSLVSGVVDFRIGPSGTNFWGSRSVFLNPDVIQEGTRADLRGAMFATGSLGEWLFTGAVNSERPLNQTCDGITRLFRGPQFCEQQYPVYGDSSTVDYTTPSTDSFYVRLERTSPVPDAGSDYFMWGDYHTEELSQPSQEFSAFTRELHGFKGNYNLGDLQISALFSPDVKGFQRDTLVPDGTSGYYFLSRRNLVPGSETIFVEMEEINRPGTVIKREQLFRGPDYEIDYDRGTLLFRRPMQEVGFELVEDRRGREMTVVRKIVTSYQFEGNGNEDTYILAGRLQYNVSRDVEAPIWLGATYFRENQGGQNYELFGADFLVSLGRLPESNKERGRIVGEFAHSNADNTSTLGRNTTFPIINDTTDPRGDSSGSAYRLEFVGNLSEYISARAYLRSVSEGFSNNSTLSFTPGQTRYGAEVSAELSPATTIRASYDHESNFGLAPAVRTQLFDLFNPAVDLFSPTVEALPGSPVDNELTTIRAGVIQKIGRTDLSVEYVNRSRSDDVSGTFDANTSQFVTNLRVPIFCEDSECEETILAFRAQNELSLGGDDPLYPDRTTVGLEWAVQPGVKLRLAHQFYDGGLLGDNSITSVDTIVDRKMGENTNITSRYSVVSGVNGMTSQSAIGLTHRWPIAPGLAMDFGYERITSDVFGETAAGPRFRQPFAVGQSASSLGFSSGDSYSVGIQYTANPDFKASARFEQRNSTSGNNTVVIASAAGKISPALTALMRFQYASSATPFLQGLGDTTKFRLGVAYRDPNDDRFNGLFRYEYRNDPSTIPDTLLFGSGTGSSEHIVSTDWIYAPNWQWEFYGKYAMRFSQTSLADNFSNSSTIHLGQLRATYRFAYQFDVSLEGRVITQPSANFTELGFAAELGYYLTPDLRLGLGYSFGSVDDRDFSGYRSNDGIFFGITFKVNELFGDFGRQQVTPPQQEESEVQPIATGQSEPTFAIVDLLLERAYQQPRGLPRADRGNSVSVHSEPGEITDSDP from the coding sequence ATGAATATCAACAAGAATCAAAGAAATCGTAATAAATTAAGAACGTATTCGAGCAATCGTAAAAGGAAAGACTTTTGGCGATCTGTTTCTTTCCTTTGCACGTTTTATCTCTTGCTATTTTCTGCTAAAAGTAATGCTCAAGTATCAAAAAACACCAATATCGAGAAAGGAGCGGAGAAATCCGAAATTTTCCAGCGCTATTTAGCGATTTCGTCTCCGCTTTCAGCCTTAAATCCTCCTCAAGACGATTCCGTTGTAGCGGATGAAGAGCAACCCCTTGCAGGCGATGCCACGTTCTCCGATTTAGAAGTAGAAACTCCTGAAAGGCAGCAAAACTTAACCGAAACCGCACAACTGCCGAATATTGACCCCAACGAAACTTCAGAGATTGCCCCCGATACCGTCCGCATTCTCACCCCAGAAAGCGGGATCGCGCGATCGCGCGCCACAACCTTAGCCATTCAATACAACGCTAATAGTTCTGTTGTCGTCCGTCTTAACGGCGATCCCCTTCCAGAGGAAGTGTCCAGCACCATCGAACAGGACGAAACAAGCAACACGACAACGCAAATCTTCTACAACATTCCCCTCAAAAACGGGGAAAATACTCTAACCGCGATCGCCAATGGTGGCGAACCCACCACCCTGCAACTCACCGTCGAATCCCAAACCATCAAGCTCGAATTATTTCCCGTCGGCGATCCGCGTATCCCCGCAGACAAGCGCTCCACCGTGGATTTGGAGGGAACCCTCACCGATGAAGAAGGCGCGCGGATTGAAGAAGATACTGTTATTACCCTCACCGCCAGTGCGGGAGAATTTATCGGCGCGGATTACGACGAAGACCAAGCGGGATTTCAAGTTCTCGCTGTCGATGGAACCTTCATCGCCAAACTTCAATCTACCCTGGAAACCCAGAAAGTCCGGATTCGAGCGGCAATCGAACCCACGGGTTTGCGGTCGGACTTTGCCTTTTCCCAACTAGATGACGAACCCATTGAAACCTATACCAATGTGGAGTTCATCACCTACCTGCGTCCCTCTCTCGTTTCCGGAGTCGTCGATTTCCGCATCGGGCCTTCGGGAACCAACTTTTGGGGCAGTCGCAGCGTCTTCCTCAACCCTGATGTTATTCAAGAAGGAACCCGCGCCGACTTGCGGGGGGCAATGTTTGCCACCGGTTCCTTGGGAGAATGGCTCTTCACCGGAGCAGTGAATAGCGAACGTCCCCTCAACCAAACCTGTGATGGGATTACCCGCCTCTTCCGGGGACCGCAGTTTTGCGAACAGCAGTATCCCGTGTACGGGGACAGTTCCACCGTCGATTACACCACCCCCTCAACCGATAGCTTCTACGTGCGCTTAGAGCGAACCTCTCCCGTTCCCGATGCCGGATCGGACTACTTCATGTGGGGAGACTACCACACCGAAGAACTCTCGCAACCCTCCCAGGAATTTAGCGCCTTTACCCGCGAACTCCACGGATTTAAAGGCAACTACAACCTCGGCGATCTGCAAATCAGCGCCTTATTCAGTCCTGATGTCAAAGGGTTTCAGCGAGATACCCTCGTTCCCGACGGCACGAGCGGCTACTACTTTCTCTCTCGCCGCAACCTCGTCCCCGGTAGCGAAACCATTTTTGTCGAAATGGAGGAGATCAATCGTCCGGGAACGGTGATTAAGCGAGAACAACTCTTTCGGGGTCCCGACTACGAAATCGACTACGACAGAGGAACCCTGCTATTTCGCCGTCCAATGCAGGAGGTTGGATTTGAGCTAGTTGAAGATCGACGGGGAAGGGAAATGACCGTCGTGCGCAAGATCGTCACCAGCTATCAATTTGAAGGCAACGGCAATGAAGATACTTATATTCTCGCAGGACGACTGCAATACAATGTTTCTCGCGATGTAGAAGCCCCCATTTGGTTGGGCGCAACCTATTTTAGGGAAAATCAGGGGGGACAAAACTACGAGCTGTTTGGCGCTGATTTTCTCGTTTCCCTGGGAAGATTGCCAGAGAGCAATAAGGAACGGGGTCGCATTGTGGGAGAATTTGCCCACAGCAATGCCGACAATACTTCTACCTTGGGGCGCAATACCACATTTCCCATTATTAACGATACGACCGATCCTAGAGGGGATAGCTCCGGTTCTGCCTATCGCTTGGAATTTGTGGGCAACCTCAGCGAGTATATTAGCGCTCGCGCCTACCTGCGTTCCGTTTCAGAAGGCTTTAGCAATAATTCCACCCTTTCCTTTACCCCCGGACAAACCCGCTATGGGGCAGAGGTGAGTGCAGAATTGAGTCCGGCGACCACGATTCGCGCCAGTTACGACCACGAGAGTAACTTTGGGCTTGCCCCAGCAGTGCGGACGCAATTGTTCGATCTGTTTAATCCCGCAGTGGATTTGTTTAGCCCGACTGTTGAAGCGCTTCCTGGCAGCCCAGTGGATAACGAACTAACAACGATTCGTGCCGGAGTGATTCAAAAAATAGGTCGAACGGATTTGAGCGTTGAGTATGTCAATCGTTCCCGTTCTGACGATGTGAGTGGAACTTTTGATGCCAATACCTCTCAATTCGTGACGAATTTGCGCGTTCCCATTTTCTGCGAAGACTCCGAATGTGAAGAGACAATCCTGGCATTCCGCGCCCAAAACGAATTGAGCCTTGGCGGCGACGATCCCCTCTATCCAGATCGCACGACAGTGGGTTTGGAATGGGCGGTGCAGCCGGGAGTGAAGTTGCGCCTCGCGCACCAGTTCTACGATGGCGGGTTGTTGGGGGATAACTCGATTACCAGTGTGGATACGATCGTCGATCGCAAAATGGGAGAGAATACCAACATTACCAGCCGTTATTCCGTTGTGAGTGGCGTGAATGGGATGACCAGTCAGAGCGCGATTGGGTTGACCCACCGATGGCCGATCGCGCCGGGATTGGCGATGGATTTTGGTTATGAGCGGATTACCAGCGATGTTTTTGGGGAAACGGCGGCAGGCCCTCGATTCCGCCAGCCTTTTGCAGTGGGTCAGAGTGCTTCTTCTTTGGGTTTTAGCAGTGGTGATTCCTACAGCGTGGGGATTCAATACACCGCTAACCCTGATTTCAAAGCCTCCGCTCGTTTCGAGCAACGCAACAGTACCAGTGGCAACAATACGGTGGTTATTGCCTCGGCTGCGGGAAAGATTTCCCCCGCCCTCACTGCTTTGATGCGCTTCCAGTACGCCAGTTCTGCAACGCCCTTTTTACAAGGATTGGGAGATACCACTAAGTTTCGCTTGGGTGTAGCTTATCGCGACCCCAACGACGACCGCTTTAACGGACTGTTCCGCTACGAGTATCGCAACGACCCCTCGACCATTCCCGATACGCTGCTCTTTGGCAGTGGGACGGGATCGAGCGAACACATTGTTTCCACGGATTGGATTTATGCCCCCAATTGGCAGTGGGAGTTTTATGGCAAGTATGCCATGCGGTTTAGCCAGACCAGCTTGGCGGATAATTTCAGCAATAGCAGTACGATTCACCTGGGACAGTTGCGAGCAACCTATCGCTTTGCCTATCAATTTGATGTTTCCCTCGAAGGGCGCGTCATTACGCAACCCAGTGCGAATTTCACAGAATTGGGATTTGCGGCGGAATTGGGGTATTATCTCACGCCGGATTTGCGCTTGGGATTGGGCTATTCCTTTGGTAGCGTGGACGATCGCGATTTTAGCGGCTACCGCTCCAATGACGGCATATTTTTTGGCATAACGTTCAAGGTGAACGAATTGTTTGGCGATTTCGGACGGCAACAAGTGACCCCTCCCCAACAAGAGGAGTCGGAAGTACAGCCGATTGCCACGGGACAAAGCGAACCCACCTTTGCAATTGTGGATCTGCTTTTGGAACGTGCCTACCAGCAACCGCGCGGACTGCCAAGGGCAGATCGCGGAAATTCCGTTTCGGTTCATTCAGAACCGGGCGAAATCACCGATAGCGACCCCTGA